From Oreochromis niloticus isolate F11D_XX linkage group LG15, O_niloticus_UMD_NMBU, whole genome shotgun sequence:
CTCTCGGAGCAGGGCTCTCTGCAACTaagctgaaaataaaattaaatgaaggTAAAAGAAGTTTGTTTGAGGGTGGAAATGTGAATTGGACTGGGCTCATTTAAAGTATGAGATGGAAATAAGGGGTGAGAATCACAAATGAACCCTGGgaaaacaaagatggggcatttATTTCAGCAagcagtgttttattttgaaagctgaCCTGATTATCTGTgttgttcatatttctaacttcATATTTAGATAATGTGTAAATTGTAATCAGctcatttaattattttcttgaGCTGGCTACCATCCTCTCCACCCtgagctgcttcttcttcttcatcgaTACACATTAGTTGACTTCAGTTCTATTTAACAATGATTCATTTTATAAGTTTTGTAGTGGTGATGCTGAGGGGATTCATTTAGAAAGCTGTACgttttattataaatttcaATGTGTGGGGGCAGTGAATTAATAAAGTATTGAAGGCATAAGTGATACGACATATTGGCATGTTTCTACTGATGTTGTGACCACAGAAAGTCAGTGACATCGGTGACAGTcgactacatgtaaaataactGCTGCAGAAACAAAGTGCGCAGATCCAGACTCAAACTTTCCCAAACTTTTAAGCAAGTGACTGAAGCAACAGTGAAGTGCACCATGTGAGATGTGACAGTGTGGTAAACACATCAaagggttacctaggcaaccagaGATAGGAATGTCCAGTAGTGCTTAATTGTCAGTAATGTGCTATGAGCAAGTTTAAAGTGGATCTATTGAGGCTGTTTAACCAGTATTGTTCCTACTGTTTGCTCTATAATGTCATTTCTCATGATATTTACAATATACGAGCatcacccacctgctgtttaaaccttctgtttgcaagGGTCGGCCAGTTAGAATAAAGACTGGTTAAAAGGAGAGGTAAGAGAGCGAAAACAACTTGGTTTAGTCAGACGTGAAGTGGCGTGAAGTGCAAACTGTATGCCGTAACTGTCCTTCACCTTCTGTCTCATGTAGACGGTGCCGAGCGGAGCCACGTCACAGTCTCTGTGCTGTCCGAACACTTTGCACATGGAGCAGGTCGGCGTCTGGCAGGACAAGCAGTAGATGTTGATCTTCTCGTCTTCATGTTCTTCACacatgagctgctgctgctgctgctctggttTCATGCTAACAAGTCTGCAAGACACAAAAAAATATCATGTTTAATGTAAGGATTGCTCCAGGAAAATTTGGATGTGGTCATAAAAGCCTGGTGTGTTTATATAACAGGTTTCTGTCAGTATCACACCCATTTGTAGTCAGTTTTAATATTTACCTTAACATATTAACAGtgaaaaaagtatattttagGTCAATCTTTAACttaaagcagcctgtaattaaaatgtcttAGACTCCTTTACAGTAAATATGAATAAGGTTGTAAAAAATGTCTTAAATTTAACATCCCACCCCTGTAGATAGCCTGCAGCAGCCTGCATCTGCAAGGGCAGTTGCACAGTACTCCCTAAAGCACATAGAAAGTTCAGATGAAAACCAGTGTTTCACTTACAAAATAATCCAGAAGTAGGTCTTTTTTTATAAGCTGTTAGCCATCATTTTAATACCCTTGAAATGAGACTAAAAGGAAACTTGGCTAATTTGTAATCTCATTCCCATGCACAGCATGCACAAGACTTGGCATCATTGTCTGTATTGTTGAAGCAGCTTAGTTTACTTCTGTTATCACTGACGTATTTTGACGTCAGTGGATGATGGAAGAACTGCATAAAGAGTTTGGCAGAGGTGGCAGCTGTCTCTTTGCCACCTGCAAATCAGGAATGTCACTGCTCACTTACAGCTCAGCTGGTTTCCTTTATTATAGCTTTAATATATACAAGAATAGTGTATGTATATAAAGGTCATTATCATTGCTGTCTCCTTTATTTTTGTGCGTGTGATTTGACATCATTCTCCTCCCAGATTGATCACTGCCagacatttcatttaaaaaaagaagctgacACGGACATGGATAATTCTGTAGCTTCCGAGAAACAACAGCTAAATTTCATGAAATAAACTGTCCTTTGTACTCTGACGCAGGCGTCTCTGACAGAAACGATGATTAAGTTATGATAATATTTTTCACGTGTGAAAAAATGATGAGAAAACCACAAGTTACAAAAGATTTGTGACCATCCGTGTGAACAATCACATCTATTTTAGCCCACACGGATAACGAGGGGACTCCTGTCGCTCTTCTTTTTTATCACTGACTCATTCAGCTTCTATTCTGAGAGGAAGAGACAAAGTTACACTGAGGATGATCTGTTGTAGTAAGTGTGGAGAGCAGATGTAGTAAAGAGGCTGCTGCTTGAAACGCTTTACTTTTTATACAAAGTGCATGCGTGTGGAAACAACTGTCATACTATCATTTCTACAGTGCTCGGGTATTGGTTATACTCAGGTGGAACAGTTACAGTATCAGGTTCCACATGAGTCATGCTGGGGAAATATTTGATAACTGATTCTGGTTGATACACTCATAGAAAACGACTCTACTTTTAGATCTGGTTCAGAATTTGGGTTTCTTCAGCAAAAATCTAAATAGTAAAGATCTTTCTGTCTACCTATTATTAAAAATCGAATGTGTTACTGCAACAATCTGTAACAATCTGTTACTACAGCGAAAGCATCAGAAGTTTCTTTTTCTCATGTATCAATACAAAAGACACTCTTCATATTTCCAACATGTTTCCTTGTGCACACAACACATCATTCACCTGTAATCATCAACCTGTGCATCAAAATGTATTAATATACcaataaagaaaatacaataaaatataaaaccgACACGTGTCTCAAGACTGGCTAACATATTTTAGTCAGTACTTCAAAACTGAGTGACTTGTGCTTGATTTTGTCTTTAAATATGTCTCTGGGAATAAAGGAGAGACAAATCACCCAAAAATGAACgctaaaatgttgtttatttgattATGATGATGTTGATTATGTAAGCATGCATGGCTTTGTCATTACTGCTAAATATACTTCATATCAGCCACAATAAACAAGAACACAACATACAGTATATGCATACATCACCTCTGCTCTGCTGACAAACATGCAAACCCACAAACCTGCTGTAATACAATATGATGCTGCTCTCTGCAGGCAGTCACTCATTACTACAGCTAAGTGCACTCTCGATAAACATGTTAGTGTTTTTAAACGATGAACGAAGAATTTCAAGTTTTACAAACAGtataatgtttaatttttatgatttttctGATTACTTAGATTTGTATTAATCTCattacataataataatgtaatataaaataaattagtTGGATGAACTTGCACTGATTAACTTTTGTGAGTTTACCCGGATTGGACGTGGCAGTTAGTAGTGAATCAGGATTGGTTTAATGAGATAAATGTTTCTGAGGAAGACACAGGAAGGTGAGTCCCATAGTAACAACAAGAAATATAAACAGAGGTTGTCTTGGGTGTCCAGTGGTACAACTACTTGACTTTGGTTTAATACAACTAACAAATATTACTGGAAAGGTGGATTCAAAAACTGAACATGCTGTTTCAGATTCTCTCCCTTCAAGACATCTCTCTCCTGATTGGCCGGCTCCTGCAAACAGAAGCTTGAATAGTAGGTGGGTGTGGCTTCTGAGTCTGGGCCACTGAGTCTGGGCCTGAGATGAGCAGATTATTAATACCCTCTCAATGATGTCATACAGaagcaagagaagaaaaaactgtCTCAAACTGAGTATTTTATCTCCAACATACCATTGTATCTGGTAtttgcaaaacaacaaaaaaaacaaacagaacaagcCTAACTCTGCTTAGACTTCATTAATTAAGAGGCACAGCTTCATCAGAGCAATCCTGTGGCTGTATTGAGACATCGCTACAATGCTAGTGTGCCCCCTCAAATATGTACATGTGATGATTTAAAAAGTTCACTAAAAGAAACATTTGCCTGGGTTACTACCCCTTCTTTCAACCCTCCCTCTCTGGGTCATTCACCTGGAGGACTCCTGCTGTCTGTAGATGTCGATAATGTTCTCCACCAGCAGGTTCCTCTGGAGGCCATAGACTCCATGGCGGTCGAGCACCACCTCATGGCGGCACGACGGACAGCGAAAGCGACCGCCACTGGCCGTCGCACTGGAGGAACCACGGGAATgccacagaggattagctgacTGGATTtaagagggggggaaaaaacaaacaacaaactgctTCAGACTGCTTCACTGGTGGATTTCTGTTTGGTTGCACATATGAACCCAGTATCAGTGAAGAGAGAGGAAGACTCTGCTTTGACTTTTATTAAACTGAAGAATCGGTAGCCAGATGGCAATAAATGTGACCCACATCTGCAGTTTTCCACAGGCCACATTTGGCCTCGACTGACGGTGCTGACTCACCCTGAGTCAGCACCGTCAGTCGAGGCCTCAGCTCAGCCACAGATCCACTTTCCATGAGCCAGATGTTAGGTGTGCCGTGACATCTGGCCATTTAACTGCAATGTTTTGTGCCCCTAAATTAGATTTTTTAGGtcgaaataaaaatatatttgcatataagaaagaaaaaatatatatctataagaaagaaaatatttttacattagAAAAAGCCTCTGAGATAAGGTTGTTGGTGTTGATAAATGACTAAATGTGATTTCTAAATTTCAAAAGCGTGTTTAATATACAGATACTATCTGCTAACATGGGAGTGGACTAGGACAAAATAAATACTGTCTGTTTGGGTTTTCACTCGATCACATTGTAGCTGTGAATCTAAGGTCACTGCAGACTCTGAGGATGTGTAGATAAAGGGGAACTCCAactaaaacctttaaaactaaCAGTGTAATCTCTGAATACTGAAAAACCCCGaaggcttcttcttcttttctttcagtCTCACCTGGAAGATGTCATTGGCACACTTGCGGCAGAGGTTGTGCTGACAGGGCAGGATGACCACAGGTTTGGAGAACATCTCCAGGCAGACGGGACAGATCAGCTGCTTTTCCAGATTCTCCATGGTGGCTCCGCTTCCAGCACCGGGCCCAGAGCTGCCTGCTGTCGGGTGCTTAAAGCCGAGAGCAAAGCTCATCACCTCCGGCAGTGAGGAAGATGTCAAAGACGTCAGGAAGCTCTGCCCTTCTACTCTCAAATGGCTGTAAAGTTAGTTGGTTTTAGTATTTTCCACTTAGCTGTTACGCCATTTCTAACCACAGTTGTCCATGTCCACCGCTTTATGCCACAGCCAGCTTGCCTAAAGCCCAAGTAAAGACCCTCCCACACACCTCAGGCCCACAGCAGCCAGCCTGTCCCTCTGTTGGTATTTTTAGCTCCTCAGTTTGTTCTGGCTTGGGTTACTGTCTAAACTGCGTTCCTGAAAGTCTGGGCGTGGCAGGGGATCACAGCAGGGTTCGGTATCTGGGTTCaaattattctatttttatgaAGTCTGATACTTCAGAGGGGATCCTGGTGACATAATGCAACCTGTGACAGCAAAGTTTCAGGTGATTAGCATGCTGGCATAAACAGCTTGAAGCATTACTCAACTTAGATGTCTGTTTGTTCCTGCAGAACACGCCGAGTGCGCAACATCTCTGTTCATCCAACTTTCTGACTAATCTCACCAGGAGATTAGTCAGAAAGGTGGAGTATTTGTTGTGCTGTATGTTTCCAACAAGCCTTCTTCTTATTTGGAGCAAAGCAAAGTGTGTACTCGGgtgaaaatattgtttaatcaaagatatttaatattaaaaccTCTAAAAACAAACTTCAGTCAACAAAGCTTTGCTAAATAATGAGCCGGGTACAAGTCAACACATTTAAAGCATTTTCTTTTCCACGGCTGATTTAAGTTTCTTGGCGACATTCAATTCAGTAAGAAGTcaacatctttttaaaaaaatcttaccAAAATGGTTCAACTGTTAAAAGAAATCCTAATAAAGTTAAAATTTTAGTTTGGTTCTTTGCTTTTTTATATTAATTTTCCACTCTactaaatatataaatgtaagGTGTGCGACTGAGTCATCAAGCatgagaagcagaagaagaaaaaagctgaACAGAATCGCTGGCCAAGCAGctccaaacaaacaacagctcaCAGGACATTTAAACTCcaatataaatacagaaatatcAGTCAGAGAATAGATAACTGACTCAAGAGCACCATCTACTGTTTAACCTCAGCACCCTCAGTCTCAGGAGAAAGCATTTATTGAATATCTGTGTCAAATGTGCAAGAAAACCTCAGATTATATCACATTTATACAGTAGCTTGGGCATCAAAGGATGGGACAGCTGAGGAATTTCTTTTTGGGGCTTAAACTTAACAAACTATAACTATGATGCAACTACAACAACATCATATTATGGACCACTCAAGTCATTTTAACTAATATGAGGGCAAAATGTGATCAGACAAATCAAGTAATGTGTTGtgattattaatatttaatactAAAGACGTGAAGTTTATCTATGCAGTCATGTTAAAGAGCAGAGGAAAGCTGACTACTGGCCTAAAATTAAGAATAGTAAAGTCTATAAATGTATGAAGCAGTCTGAATCTGTATTTCACTGTATGCTGCACATTGAGGCAGGACATGTTCTTTTTGTCACTGTAGCTATGAATTAACTGTTGTACAATCACTTTTATGCTAGGCTCTGACCTGGTAAACTATAATTGATTACTCATGCAGAACCTAAGCCTGATCTCGTCCACAATGTGACCCAGAGACCCCTTTGTGGCCTTCAACCTGTCAGCATACAGCAGTGAGGTCTGTTCCcagggacagacaaaaaaacaaaaacaaaaccctgaaGTATTTGCTAATCAACAGAATGGAGTTGGCAGGACTAAGCTGCTAATGGGCTAACAGGACTATTAATAGTCCGGAGCGGAGGGCTGCTGCAGAGTGAGccaaacatacaaacacaggGATTCAAGCTGAAGACCTCCGTGTTACCGTTCTGTGATTACCTTCCTGTCAACAAActtttcattaattaaaaagaaaacccatCCTGCACCCTTAAGAGCACCAAATACAACTGGGCTCTCATTCATTTGTCATATAAGCTTTGCTTTAGTGTTTATAAATGTGATCATGGTTGTCAACACCAGCACCACCACACATGTTTTTCTCTTGGTACTGTTTGCAGTTGTTTCATATTGATGGCTCTGATGACAATGAATTACTCTTTATTATTCACTAATGGTTCAATTActtcttttttctgtattttcaatTATCACCATTTTTTGcagtattattttaaatttactgCATCGGGAAgagcctgaaaaacaaaacaaaacaccaccaccaccaccacaacaacaaaaagccaATATAACTTAACACAGATCATGAAGCGAGCCTCTGTGGCGACCCCTTGTGGCCAGGGAGcaagctgaaagtagctttatGCATCTTATTTTCTTAAGTGGTGctaaaaaactaaaagtgtAACCCTTGACATAATTTCCTAAACAAGCACAAACATAAGACAAAGTTACACACTAGAAGTTATAAAATcctgttgttttatttggttTCTATAATAAGTTTTACATGTTCGTCCACAGAGAACCACAACAGTCAGCTCTCCTATTTATCAATCCCCAGTTTCATCCAAAAATGTCTTTCTCCAATTCTTCTATATTTGTTGACTTTCTTttacatttcttcttcttcttaataaagatgaatgcaacattttttttcaaccaCTCAGCTTATCCACAAAAAGAAATTAGCTCAGCGCTAATTGTTTTTAGCATATGCCAGTGGTTGTATTACCAAACAGTGCATGCTGACATGTTAGCGTCAAACATTCAAGTAAGCAATTCTGTTAAATCCTTTCATAAAAGATGTCGCCTAATagtaagaattaaaaaaaaaaacaaaaaaacattttgctgTTTTATGGTGTTGCttataacacttaaaaaaaaccaaaaaaacgaAACAGTATGACTGAGTGCTCCATCATCATGTTTAAACTCTAATGATGTAGcgttaaataaaaatgaagtgcTCTGTTTCACTTTTGGATATTATTATGGATTAAAAACAACTATGACATGAAATCAAATGACCTTCAAGTCTGCAGACGGTTTCCCTCAGAAACAAGCTGATATGTAAATAAAGAGCAGATATGAAGTGACTGGTAAAAATTTATCAAAGctggtttgttttttcacaatATGGTCGTACACGTAGCTCTGCATTCATTTATTATAACACACCGAGTAATACAGAAGAGTTTTAGAAGCCGAATTTAGATGTGACTATAGTTTTGGCCAGCACAGAGATATAAAACCTTTAGAGCAaaatttatgttaaaaaaactaaacaaaaaaaacacaacaacaaattgCATTAGTATTCTACACAGGACTATAACGCTCCACATGACAACAACTGAACAGCTTCCACGTGATGTCAGTAAACAATGTTTGAGGTTTGAAAACGTTAAaacaatctaaaaataacatggaagcaaaatatcatttttttatttaaattagaGACTAAGCAGTAAAAAAGCCAAGTATTAGTAACATCAAAAAAAATAAGAGGACATATAGGAGtcattgctaaaaaaaaaaaaaaaaaaaaaaaaaaaaaaaaaaagaccttaaATGAGGTTAGTgggattttttttgctttatcttctttttcctttcttttgtaGAGAggggaaaataaacaaaaacaaaataaacttacagaaaaataatattGGTATGTGAATTTAAATTCTGTTTCGACTCACAATTTCAAATTTTTACATCTCCATTTTAAAATATGCACTACTAAAGAAAGAGTTGAACATTTTGGGAAATGCATTTAGTGTTTCATCAATACCATTTTAAAACACTAACAAAATTAAGCCAGTGAAGGGCCTTAACACGTCATTCATTTAGTGGCCAACAGGGGGCAGCAACTCTGGTTTCACAACTGTATAGATGTCTAAAGGAAATGGCTCTACGCTCTTTTAATCTGTGAGAGTTTACAGATTAAACACGTGGCCTCGATCGCTAGTTCCACACATTAATTATGGGTCCAGTTTGTAAGTGGTGACCTCGTTAACAAAACAGaagctgttttactttgtaattGACAAGTAGCTAACCTATGATTGTGCAATGTCCTTGGTTTTTTAGTCAGACCCACCCCTCATTCATCATGCACAGTTTCAAATcataaaaatggcaaaaacagaTAAACCCCTCGGCTCAAGCCTTCATTAACCCAAAGGTTGACACTGAGGTGGCGACgcccatcttttatttacagtctgttGGCAAAAAGCATTGAAGCAAATACATTTATGAAACAGATTTCCCAAAATGTTGAActacttctttaaaaaaaaaaaaaaaaaaaaaaaaaggtttctttGTCATTTCAGAAGACGCCCAAAGCcatctattcatccatccatggAGATGTAGCAGAATAATGCTTAACATGATGTGTTCTGAGTACACTTATGACGCAACCCATTGTATTTTTGAGCTTTTTGTTGAAGTAAATTGCTTATTTATTGGGCTTCATCTGCCTTCCATTACAGCTTTTGAGTCAAGGAAGAAAATCAGTTTCAGACAAGTCAATAAATCAGTGCAAAGTGGATGATTCATGGAAAATGCTGGCAGCTCAAACTCTCACCAAAATCACATTACATCATCAGTAATCCTCACGTCTCAGCCTTAGATGGCATTAAATCTATCAAATCACCCGTAGGGAAAGCAATTAAATAATTTGCCATCTAAAAGCAATTAGCTTTGTCATGAGCCGATCCACTGACATTTTGAGCTGGACAACACCAACATTAGCATGTCAACGATAGCAGTGACTCAACAATAAGTTTCTGGCGTCCCCAATTAAGAGCTGAAACAATTTGCCAACTGTGGCTTCTTAAAGAAcgttcattttctgcttttctttgtctttgccTCCAGATTTTGGATGAAATAATCTATAATGGAAACTAGTGTTAGATATTTCTTACCATTTTCTCACATTAAATGCAAGcaaaaagcaataaataaatgttagcTGCAGCTTTAAAGGTGCAGACACACTGAATAATCATCTGTAATTAAAGGATGGATGAAAATGTGACTAAAAtctaaaagaggaaaaaaaaacaaccatgaaaccaaaaacaatacaaaggaaaaatgtgcatttgacTCAAATAAGATGTATAAAACTGATGAAGCCAAAAATCTCTGTAGTGTCTGTATTTATTGTGCAATTCAAGGTGTctcaacacaaacactgatcCAGATTCACTAAAGCATGAAGGAAGAGCGATGCCAAGTGTGCACACTGAGCTAAGATGAAGAGGAGGTGAATGCTTCAGGTTAGATTTAATCAATCGTGCTCATGCATTGAATTACTTTAGACAAAATATTCCTGGGTGATTCTGCAAAATAACATAGACAACAGTGAATGCATTCTGGGCTTGTATTTTTAGTCACTGCTGCAATTATTCTTGAAGGCACAGCACTGCCAGGGTCAGGTTAGTACATAAAGGAGGACTTTCCTTCCCAGAAACTCAGAACAAATCAGTAAGAAAGCAGGAACGAATGGATGAGTCCTGCAGTTAAAGGGGGAGTACCTGAAATTTGCAGTAAAGATGGTTGATTGCTTGCTCATTACTCTTTTTAAAGGCTGCAAATAAATTTCCAAAGCATCCCCAAATAGAAAGTAATAGTGGTGCAATTAAATCAGGAGATAGCCCTGCAATGCAGTCTTAGTGAATCTGGACCTGAGTTCATTGATCATCAAGTAACTTTAAGGGTTTATGCAGTTCTGAATGTAAGAggtacaataaaaaaagaaaaatggcaaCAGACCCGTCTGACACGGTGCATAGACTGAAATGCATAATATACACACAGATTTGACAATCTGAACCGTGGCTTACAGAGCAAATGGCATTTCTAGAAACTATCGGCCTGGGCTACATGAAGCTGCCAGCTTTGGTCTACCGAATAATCTGACTGCAACACAAGAAAGAGCgcaatatatattaaaaaaaataagtaaatctAACAGAAACATAATTGTAAGTTCTTTCTAGTTAAAAGACTATGGCATCTGTCATTGTCCATTTCAGTCGGCAGATTATTATTGGGGGgggtgtactttttttttttcccgctGAGGGTGGCACATGATGTCATAAGGGCTCGTGTTCGTTTACAGTTTGCATGTCTGCAAGCTCAGCAGTTGTCCCATGTTTGTCGTTTGAGGTGAGTTCCAGTGCTGTACAAGAAGAGGCATGCAGCCCTACAAGTTGCATGCACGCCGGGGTGGAAGCGTCAAGTCCACTCCTGATCGAAGCTCAAAGATTAGGCTCAGACATTTATCGTTAAAGCAATGAAATGTAACAGTGTCCTGATTGAAAACTTTTTACACGGTGAAGCATCTGTTAGACTTCCTGCCTCCTCTGAAggttattttaattttctttttctttttttacacaaCCATCAATGGGACTAGTTTGAGACATTAGAGGACGACAATGCAACATTTAACTAAATGCAATTGTtcacgaagaagaagaaatgcgTAGTTCTCGTCTTGCCACTGATATGAACACACAAAGAGTGGCAATGAATTTACCACCAACCTGTATGGGTTTCTTCAGGGGGCAACTCCTAGGCAGGTTAACGagggaaaacagaaaataagtgCTCCTGCTGGTGACCAATGGAGTCCAACATGAAGGGAGGTGGTTAAGATTGTGACAGGAAAAAACAAGTTCCAGTCCCGGTTTGGATAGCAGGTAAACAACCAAAGCCacctctctgtgttttttttgtttttttttggcgCTCATGTTTCCATTTTTGCAATTTTCCTGGCCAGTGTCAGACCTTTACTGGTTAGAATGGAATGACCAGAAGAGATGGACTTTAAGCCTAGCCCTGGATAACTGGACTGCTATCAAGGTCACATCCAGCCCAGGCTGGACATGTGTAAAGCTGGAAGAAGAGAGGAGACTTGTTAGAGGATGGCTTGTGGCCTTAATAGCTGGCCTAAAATTATCCTCCATGACGATTGTAGCATCTAGTACATTAATCTGCGTGAATACTCCTCCGTATTTTAAGTTCCATGAAGGGAGCCGGGAGCGTTTCAGTGCCCACCTTGCAGGGTTTGTTTGGTGGCTCGGGTAGGTCTGGGTGGATCAGGACTGAACTGTGGGTTGGCTGGTGACTGCGGgctggtttctctctgggtcGCTGGCAGCAGTCAGATGTGGCTGGGTCATAAGAGGGGCGCAGAAGGCTGAAGGCGGAGGAAAGAGGAAGTCAAaatcagatttaaaaacagctatATCAGGTTAATTACAATGTTAATGACACTTCAAGAAgcttcagtcttttcttccagTCTTGGCAACTGTATATCCAACCTTAGCGCATACTGCTGCAGAGACAAGTAAGTGAAAATCCAACTATGAGGTTGTTTAGAATaagcttttcatgtttgtttttttaatccccTGGTAGCTGCTGACTGCTCCACTCTGTATGTAGGGCAGAGGGACACACATACCAACACCTTATCTAACAACCTAAAACTAAATACCCTTTGGCTTTGCAAATAATGCACTGCTACGCTATCTTGCACCTAATCCAAAAGTGCTATCCTAACTCTACacaatttaaattaatttatagTATTGGTATCCTCGTTGTAACGGACATTTGATTTAATACTTGCGTTGGTGTGTCTGCACTGCTCTGCCAACACATGTGAAACTGAGATGTTTATGTTGGAATTGGAgccaataaatattttaaatatcttactgagggggggaaaaaaagacttcaCAAGCAAGAGAAAACTAGTATCAATCTACATTAGCAGGCCTATAGCCCACACTGTAGATTTAACACTGTACTGTAAATCAAGGAATTAAAAGTTAATATTTAATGACTGTGACTAGCCAAGTCAAAATGACCCTgagaaatgaacaaaataagCTGTTTGTCTGTGCAACCCAACCATAAGTTAGAACCACACAAAGCCCAACCACA
This genomic window contains:
- the trim54 gene encoding tripartite motif-containing protein 54; the protein is MSFALGFKHPTAGSSGPGAGSGATMENLEKQLICPVCLEMFSKPVVILPCQHNLCRKCANDIFQSANPLWHSRGSSSATASGGRFRCPSCRHEVVLDRHGVYGLQRNLLVENIIDIYRQQESSRLVSMKPEQQQQQLMCEEHEDEKINIYCLSCQTPTCSMCKVFGQHRDCDVAPLGTVYMRQKTELSDGIAILVASNDNVQAVISQMEAICRTIEENGQRQREHLSGHFERLVSILEERKQELVGLITREQDEKLKHVQSLIRQHSDHLEVGVTLVESGIQSMEEPHMPLFIQSAQAILEKMAVMARASKLELPELGYESMSHFVIDIDDLADTLRNINFCCSVAGDEEDFEEVEEELDFGSRF